A single Thermosynechococcus vestitus BP-1 DNA region contains:
- a CDS encoding elongation factor G, whose protein sequence is MARRCNIALVGNYNSGKTTLAESILRLTHATKGKAIGLLDTSPEARDRQMGVELNVVHTQYGELDLTLLDCPGSVELLQETLNALVGVDMAIVVCEPLSDRAFTLTPLFKFLDDWQIPHILFLNKMERAHDPYREILAAYRQASSRPLVPHQYPIWQGDDLLGYIDLVTEQAYHYHAGAAADLVPFPSELQAVEQAARAELLEALANYDDHLLEELLEDIAPPESEIMADLRWELGADLIVPVFFGSAQTDYGVRPLLAALDREAPDATATAAHRQINGEEPLAQVLKTFYIPQGGGKLSLVRVWQGTLTDGMSLNGVRVGGIYRAQGTQLESLGQATAGEVVLLARLEGIRTGETLSGSGQVPPLPCAPQLEPVYALAITPSKRSDEVKLTGALQKLLEEDPALRWEQHGDTHEIILWGQGDIHLQIALDRLRRKYNLPMQTHLPQVPYRETIRRSIKNSHGRYKHQTGGHGQFGDVYLDIAPLERGSGFQFSETIVGGVVPKQYIPGVEQGVREFLNQGPLGFPIVDVAVTLTNGSYHSVDSSEQAFRQAARLAMQAGIPQCEPQLLEPIMAVQVWMPQTFTAKVMQALTGRRGQVLGYSCKEGWPGWEQIEAYLPQAEMHDFVVELRSLTMGTGGFHWQFDHLQEVPEKLAAVIVQRHKNP, encoded by the coding sequence ATGGCGAGACGATGCAATATTGCCCTTGTGGGCAACTACAACAGTGGCAAAACGACCCTTGCAGAAAGTATTTTGCGCCTTACCCATGCCACCAAGGGGAAAGCCATTGGTCTTCTGGATACCAGTCCTGAGGCGCGCGATCGCCAGATGGGCGTGGAACTGAATGTTGTCCATACCCAGTATGGGGAGCTAGACCTCACCCTTCTCGACTGTCCCGGCTCCGTGGAATTGCTCCAAGAAACCCTCAATGCCCTTGTGGGTGTGGACATGGCGATCGTTGTCTGTGAACCCCTGAGCGATCGCGCCTTTACCCTAACCCCCCTATTCAAATTCCTCGATGACTGGCAAATTCCCCATATCCTTTTTCTCAACAAGATGGAGCGTGCCCATGATCCCTACAGGGAGATTCTAGCCGCCTATCGCCAAGCCTCCAGCCGCCCCCTTGTGCCCCACCAGTACCCCATTTGGCAGGGGGATGACCTCTTGGGCTACATTGACTTAGTGACGGAGCAGGCCTATCACTACCATGCGGGAGCAGCGGCGGACTTAGTCCCCTTTCCTTCGGAATTGCAAGCCGTTGAACAGGCGGCGCGGGCAGAGCTACTGGAGGCTCTGGCCAACTACGATGATCACCTCCTGGAAGAACTCCTGGAGGATATCGCGCCACCGGAAAGTGAAATTATGGCCGATTTGCGCTGGGAGTTGGGAGCCGACTTAATTGTGCCCGTCTTTTTTGGCAGTGCCCAAACGGATTATGGTGTGCGCCCCCTCTTGGCCGCCCTCGATCGCGAAGCACCCGATGCCACAGCAACCGCTGCCCATCGCCAGATCAACGGTGAGGAGCCTCTCGCCCAAGTGCTCAAGACGTTCTATATCCCCCAAGGAGGTGGCAAACTCTCCCTTGTGCGGGTCTGGCAGGGCACCTTGACCGATGGCATGAGCTTGAATGGAGTGCGCGTGGGTGGCATCTACCGTGCCCAGGGCACGCAATTAGAATCCTTGGGGCAAGCAACGGCGGGTGAGGTGGTCCTATTGGCACGGCTGGAGGGCATTCGTACCGGTGAGACCCTCAGTGGCAGTGGTCAGGTACCGCCTTTGCCCTGTGCACCGCAACTGGAACCGGTCTATGCCCTAGCCATTACTCCCAGTAAACGGAGTGACGAGGTGAAGCTCACTGGCGCGCTGCAAAAACTCCTTGAGGAAGACCCGGCGCTGCGTTGGGAACAGCATGGTGATACCCATGAAATTATTCTCTGGGGACAGGGCGACATTCACTTGCAGATTGCCCTCGATCGCCTGCGGCGCAAATATAACCTACCGATGCAAACCCATCTACCCCAAGTCCCCTACCGGGAAACCATTCGCCGGAGTATCAAAAACAGCCATGGCCGCTATAAACATCAAACCGGTGGCCACGGCCAATTTGGGGATGTATACCTCGATATCGCTCCCCTAGAGCGCGGCAGCGGCTTCCAATTTAGTGAAACCATTGTCGGCGGCGTTGTTCCCAAGCAATATATCCCTGGTGTTGAGCAGGGGGTGCGCGAATTCCTAAACCAAGGTCCCTTGGGGTTTCCGATTGTGGATGTGGCTGTTACCCTCACCAATGGCTCTTACCACTCTGTGGATAGCTCTGAGCAAGCCTTTCGCCAAGCCGCCCGCCTCGCGATGCAAGCGGGAATTCCCCAGTGTGAACCGCAACTCCTAGAACCCATCATGGCGGTGCAGGTGTGGATGCCCCAAACCTTTACTGCTAAGGTGATGCAGGCTTTGACGGGGCGGCGCGGTCAGGTTTTGGGCTACAGCTGTAAGGAGGGTTGGCCCGGCTGGGAACAGATTGAGGCGTATTTACCCCAAGCGGAAATGCATGACTTTGTCGTGGAGTTGCGATCGCTGACCATGGGCACGGGTGGCTTCCATTGGCAATTTGACCATCTTCAGGAAGTACCGGAGAAACTGGCCGCAGTGATTGTCCAGCGCCACAAAAACCCCTAG
- a CDS encoding tetratricopeptide repeat protein, with protein MASPVHANSPVSRLMQEGQRLVEGGNYAQALAIYQQLLESESRNPRVHSAIGYIYAQQGQFGEAARAYQRAIELDQQNADFYYALGYSLGMMGENQGAAAAYRQAIRLNHRNAQAYEGLAVILARLGDPQGAIEAYRSALRLAPGNWAAQKGLGVLLLQQGNIPEALSRLQQAAALAPGSASIQINLGMALLAAGDPSNGWQAIDRAAHLGQRDADLLQQVAELAAAANQPERAIQAYRRLITLQPERVATYFSLGELLMQQNHPLEAAAIYRQATQINPQDPEGFYRLGKALAAQGRRQEARNAYQVALKLYREQNNPTGETKVRNAMRQRN; from the coding sequence ATGGCATCGCCAGTCCACGCCAATAGCCCAGTGAGCCGGCTGATGCAGGAAGGGCAGCGGCTAGTGGAAGGAGGAAACTATGCCCAAGCCTTGGCCATTTATCAGCAACTCCTCGAGAGTGAGAGCCGTAATCCCCGCGTCCATTCTGCCATTGGCTACATCTATGCCCAGCAGGGACAATTTGGCGAAGCGGCCCGTGCTTACCAACGGGCGATTGAGCTCGATCAACAAAACGCCGATTTTTACTATGCCCTAGGCTACAGTCTGGGGATGATGGGGGAAAACCAGGGGGCGGCTGCCGCCTACCGCCAAGCCATCCGGCTGAATCACCGTAACGCTCAAGCCTATGAAGGACTGGCGGTGATTCTCGCCCGCCTGGGAGATCCCCAAGGTGCCATAGAGGCCTACCGCTCCGCCCTCCGTCTTGCCCCCGGCAATTGGGCAGCTCAAAAGGGATTAGGGGTTCTGCTGCTCCAACAAGGCAATATTCCTGAAGCCCTCAGCCGTTTGCAACAGGCGGCAGCCCTTGCCCCTGGCAGTGCCTCAATTCAAATCAATTTAGGCATGGCACTTCTTGCCGCCGGCGATCCTAGCAATGGCTGGCAGGCCATTGATCGCGCCGCTCACTTGGGTCAGCGGGATGCGGATCTCCTACAGCAGGTGGCCGAACTGGCTGCGGCTGCGAATCAGCCAGAGCGAGCGATTCAAGCCTACCGCCGCCTGATCACCCTGCAACCCGAACGGGTCGCCACTTACTTTAGCTTAGGTGAGCTGTTAATGCAGCAAAATCATCCCCTGGAAGCGGCGGCGATTTATCGTCAAGCCACGCAGATCAACCCCCAGGATCCGGAAGGATTTTACCGCTTGGGGAAAGCCTTGGCAGCCCAAGGACGGCGGCAGGAGGCCCGCAATGCCTATCAAGTCGCTTTAAAGCTCTACCGTGAGCAAAACAACCCCACGGGGGAAACCAAAGTGCGAAATGCAATGCGGCAGCGCAATTAG
- the hmpF gene encoding pilus motility taxis protein HmpF, with product MQYLAEVIKKTGFMGTKSELKLLMREQSGYWHPVPQNEETIPFDNSRDYGNGVLVFVEMAANRQIQNVDEAARRLTGILHGFTRMRERFQSQEEEIEGWKQSLLYQAEALNQREQEFEQRKEELQELEAQLAGAEEQLAQLQKLREELTAEEERIQAQRQALENLRHQVHQEQQRWEQLKSSHGNGLSPEQIRQVDSILQQLAETLSRDGGSQIAECFQILDQQQALLSQYWQQLEQLEQEVSQRQATLEQQLQAFQAKEETWRTAQEKFWQDSRAIALQEELCRYKQSVLEKERHLLAQQEEMIQQMRQAMVSDLTEAVDVNALMKMPMEELEKEVANRGNDLKRASAFVNDQEEELKMALESLAELEQKIKEASDFDRLQLAGELEDERQRCNLLNQALEGQRQNIREKEAIYKIHKQVLEARKDPASQQGISLIPILSELEHQFHEYSVAVNQLAEELQQAYTDLESLRHDLEERRKLQQQQKDQLTQEEQVLIEEQRLLAAKRGQANLLREILQPVQDRLNHLRQSLEGLNQNILNGRPSALISELQQVVMNLGQGA from the coding sequence GTGCAGTATCTCGCTGAAGTGATTAAAAAAACCGGTTTTATGGGGACGAAATCCGAGTTGAAATTGTTGATGCGGGAGCAGTCGGGCTACTGGCACCCTGTCCCCCAAAACGAGGAAACGATTCCCTTTGACAATAGTCGCGACTATGGCAATGGCGTGCTGGTCTTTGTGGAAATGGCCGCCAACCGCCAAATTCAAAATGTCGATGAAGCGGCGCGCCGCCTCACGGGTATTTTGCACGGCTTCACACGGATGCGTGAGCGTTTCCAAAGTCAAGAGGAAGAAATTGAAGGCTGGAAGCAATCCCTCTTGTATCAGGCGGAAGCGCTTAACCAACGGGAACAGGAATTTGAGCAGCGCAAAGAAGAACTCCAGGAATTAGAGGCGCAACTGGCTGGCGCTGAAGAGCAACTGGCCCAGCTCCAAAAACTACGGGAGGAATTGACCGCAGAGGAAGAGCGGATTCAAGCGCAACGCCAAGCCCTTGAAAATTTACGCCACCAAGTCCATCAAGAACAGCAGCGCTGGGAACAACTCAAATCCAGCCACGGCAATGGCCTATCCCCAGAACAAATTCGCCAAGTGGACTCGATTTTGCAGCAGTTGGCCGAGACCCTCAGCAGGGATGGGGGTTCCCAAATCGCTGAATGTTTCCAAATTTTAGACCAGCAGCAGGCTTTGCTGAGTCAATACTGGCAGCAACTGGAGCAACTAGAGCAGGAAGTGAGCCAACGGCAAGCCACCCTAGAGCAGCAACTTCAAGCTTTCCAAGCAAAGGAGGAGACCTGGCGCACCGCTCAAGAAAAATTTTGGCAAGACAGTCGGGCGATCGCTCTGCAGGAGGAACTCTGCCGCTACAAACAGTCCGTTCTGGAAAAAGAACGCCACCTCCTTGCTCAACAGGAGGAAATGATCCAGCAAATGCGCCAAGCCATGGTCAGTGATCTCACAGAGGCAGTGGATGTCAATGCCCTGATGAAAATGCCCATGGAGGAACTCGAAAAAGAAGTGGCCAACCGCGGCAATGACCTCAAGCGGGCTTCTGCCTTTGTCAACGATCAAGAAGAAGAGCTAAAAATGGCTCTGGAGTCCTTAGCAGAACTAGAGCAGAAAATTAAAGAAGCCAGTGACTTTGATCGCCTGCAACTGGCGGGGGAACTAGAGGATGAGCGCCAGCGCTGTAATCTGCTCAATCAGGCCCTTGAGGGACAGCGGCAAAATATCCGTGAAAAAGAAGCGATCTACAAAATCCATAAGCAAGTCCTCGAGGCCCGCAAGGATCCGGCCTCTCAGCAGGGCATTAGCCTCATTCCCATTCTCAGTGAACTTGAACACCAGTTTCACGAATACAGTGTGGCCGTCAATCAACTGGCAGAAGAATTGCAGCAGGCCTATACCGATCTAGAAAGTTTGCGCCACGACCTCGAAGAGCGCCGCAAGCTCCAACAGCAGCAAAAAGATCAACTGACTCAAGAAGAACAGGTGCTCATTGAAGAACAACGTTTACTCGCCGCCAAGCGGGGGCAGGCAAATCTGCTGCGGGAAATTTTACAACCCGTTCAAGATCGCCTCAATCACCTGCGCCAAAGCTTAGAGGGACTCAACCAAAATATCCTCAATGGCCGCCCCAGTGCCCTCATTTCTGAGTTGCAGCAGGTGGTTATGAATTTGGGGCAGGGGGCTTAG
- a CDS encoding homocysteine biosynthesis protein, translating into MERTIAEINEKITAGKATVWTLAELKARLQSLSIAEATRQVDVVTTGTFEPMESSGAIINLGPTDPPIKLRQCWLDGIPAYTGFGAVDLYLGAAQSVDANSEGGEADSLRERGGGHVIADLIAGKAIPLRAVGYVTDCYPRASLETVISKDTINQFYLYNPRNLYQNFIVGVNGGDRPLYTYLGPLQPQLGNAVYACGGALSPLLNDPYLRLVGIGTRIFLGGGIGYVAWEGTQHFPLQKRLANDTPIGPAATLALIGDAKQMDPFWVRGCYFKHYGASLMLGVGVPLPVLDQEVIARCAIRDEDVVAPIIDFSIPRRVRPTFGMVNYAQLKSGKIKIEGKTVRTAPLTSLYFSQRIAEVLKDWIQSGRFTLTEPIAPLPCDRAFLPQQPWMPAVIDD; encoded by the coding sequence GTGGAACGGACGATTGCCGAAATTAATGAAAAGATTACAGCAGGCAAAGCCACGGTTTGGACACTGGCAGAACTCAAAGCCCGTCTTCAAAGCCTGAGCATTGCTGAAGCAACCCGCCAAGTGGATGTGGTTACGACGGGTACATTTGAACCCATGGAGTCCTCTGGGGCGATCATTAACTTGGGACCCACGGATCCGCCTATTAAACTACGGCAGTGCTGGCTCGATGGCATTCCCGCCTACACTGGTTTTGGCGCTGTGGATCTGTACCTTGGCGCGGCCCAATCGGTCGATGCCAACTCTGAAGGGGGTGAAGCCGATAGTCTGCGGGAACGGGGGGGTGGCCATGTCATTGCCGATTTGATTGCGGGTAAAGCCATTCCCCTACGGGCAGTGGGCTATGTTACGGATTGTTATCCCCGCGCCAGTTTAGAAACGGTGATTAGCAAAGACACCATCAACCAGTTCTATCTCTATAATCCCCGCAATCTGTATCAAAACTTTATTGTGGGTGTGAATGGGGGCGATCGCCCCCTCTATACCTATCTCGGTCCACTGCAGCCGCAACTGGGGAATGCCGTCTATGCCTGTGGCGGCGCCCTCTCACCTCTGTTGAATGATCCCTATCTGCGACTGGTGGGGATTGGCACGCGCATTTTCCTTGGTGGTGGCATTGGTTATGTAGCTTGGGAAGGCACCCAACACTTCCCTTTGCAAAAACGTTTGGCAAACGACACCCCCATTGGCCCTGCAGCAACCCTTGCTCTAATTGGTGACGCCAAACAGATGGATCCCTTTTGGGTACGCGGCTGCTATTTCAAGCACTATGGGGCATCCCTGATGCTAGGGGTGGGGGTTCCGCTGCCAGTGTTGGATCAAGAGGTGATTGCCCGCTGTGCCATTCGCGATGAGGACGTGGTGGCGCCGATTATTGACTTTTCAATTCCTCGCCGGGTACGTCCCACCTTCGGCATGGTCAACTATGCCCAACTCAAGTCGGGCAAGATCAAAATTGAAGGCAAAACCGTGCGCACCGCTCCCCTCACTAGTCTCTATTTTAGCCAGCGCATAGCTGAGGTCCTCAAGGATTGGATTCAGAGTGGTCGTTTTACGCTGACAGAACCCATTGCCCCACTGCCGTGCGATCGCGCCTTTTTGCCGCAACAACCTTGGATGCCCGCTGTCATTGACGATTAG
- the rpaB gene encoding response regulator transcription factor RpaB gives MSVTLETHKEKILVVDDEASIRRILETRLSMIGYTVVTAADGEEALTKFRQEQPDLVVLDVMMPKLDGYGVCQELRKESDVPIIMLTALGDVADRITGLELGADDYVVKPFSPKELEARIRSVLRRIEKTSTSGIPSSGVIQVGNIRIDTNKRQVYKGDERIRLTGMEFMLLELLVGRSGEPFSRAEILEQVWGYTPERHVDTRVVDVHISRLRAKLEEDPSNPELILTARGTGYLFQRITEPGEASNKNQ, from the coding sequence GTGTCCGTTACTTTGGAGACCCACAAGGAAAAGATACTCGTTGTTGACGATGAAGCGAGTATTCGTCGCATCTTAGAAACTCGCCTGTCAATGATTGGCTATACCGTCGTCACTGCCGCCGATGGCGAGGAAGCCCTGACCAAATTTCGGCAGGAGCAGCCAGATTTAGTCGTGCTTGATGTGATGATGCCGAAACTAGACGGCTATGGCGTCTGTCAAGAACTGCGCAAGGAATCGGATGTCCCCATTATTATGCTCACTGCCCTGGGCGATGTGGCCGATCGCATTACGGGGCTAGAACTAGGTGCCGATGATTATGTGGTCAAGCCCTTTTCCCCCAAGGAGTTGGAAGCCCGCATACGCTCGGTACTGCGACGCATTGAGAAAACCAGTACCTCTGGCATCCCTAGCTCCGGGGTGATTCAGGTGGGCAATATTCGCATTGACACCAATAAGCGGCAGGTCTACAAGGGGGATGAGCGCATTCGTCTCACGGGCATGGAATTTATGCTCTTGGAATTGCTGGTGGGACGCTCGGGCGAGCCTTTCTCCCGTGCAGAAATTCTGGAGCAAGTATGGGGGTACACCCCCGAGCGCCATGTGGATACACGGGTGGTGGATGTCCACATTTCCCGCTTGCGGGCTAAATTAGAAGAAGACCCCAGTAATCCAGAATTAATCTTGACCGCACGGGGTACTGGGTATCTCTTTCAGCGCATTACGGAACCGGGAGAAGCAAGCAACAAAAATCAATAG
- a CDS encoding phycobilisome rod-core linker polypeptide, with the protein MVVKASGGSSVARPQLYQTVPVSTIIQAEQQDRFLNRGELDELAVYLRSGAKRLEIATTLTRNADIIVSRAANRIFVGGSPMAFLSRPQTEEAPQFTTGARGEAIDIKEAMKLGTATYVDTRGGFLEGLRSIFSASSGGAPVGFKPINIARYGPARMEKSLRDLDWFLRYTTYAIVAGDPNILAVNTRGLREIIEAACSSDATIAALQEMRRAALSYFEKDAEAKGIVETYFDVLINEFIAPAPSDKVRQRNSTDLQGLQLPQIYFNAAERRPKFVMKPGLSAAEKNEVVKAAYRQIFERDISRAYGLGISDLESKVKNGSISMKEFIRQLAKSPLYRKNFYEPYINSRALELAFRHILGRGPSSREEVQTYFAIISKGGLPALVDALVDSKEYSDYFGEETVPYLRGLGQEAQECRNWGAQQDLFKYSAPFRKVPQFITTFAAQDQPLPDQHPYGSGNDPLEIQFGAIFPKEKKNPSARPQPFNKDTRRILIARGPGINNQVSNPGARGLTPGTLGPKVFKLDQLPSINARIGKRSIATGTDSVKFAESSTQRVIRAAYLQVFGRDVYEGQRQKVAEIKLENGEISVREFVRILAKSNLFRSLYWTPLYVTKAIEYIHRRLLGRPTYGRQEMNAYFDIASKKGLYGLVDAIIDSQEYSEAFGEDTVPYERYITPQGLALRSLRVGTIGETGVPPEKEETPRFVELGAVTELRTEPAIQFRANQGVSKRREQTKVFKLTDLNDKQNLQLVIQAAYRQVFERDVAPYIVRDEFTALESKLSNGEITLKEFIEALGCSELYQKEFYTPYPNTKVIELGTKHFLGRAPLDQAEIRRYNQILATQGLKAFVQALVSSAEYAQAFGEDTVPYRRFPTLPAANFPNTEKLHNQLTKQSDAIVVPSFAPVKPRLDNTKLPLLSRAIAEQEAKARQADPSKPRFIELGRSFRNGDGQSVEVGVGTTRRRPARIFRMTVGAPSAEVELVINAIYCQVMDVFSGQVPSQFRRPDLESRLRNGEITVREFVRTLASSEIYRNRFYTPYPNTKVIEFLFRHLLGRAPATQAEIRQYNKILADQGLKTAVETMVNSPEYSRYFGEDVVPYKRFPTLPAGNYIGSVKADADLVKQSWSSLSPSLVGIQPSHRD; encoded by the coding sequence ATGGTTGTCAAAGCAAGTGGTGGAAGCTCGGTTGCCCGCCCGCAACTTTATCAAACAGTCCCCGTTTCAACGATTATTCAAGCCGAACAGCAGGATCGCTTCCTGAATCGGGGTGAACTGGATGAACTCGCTGTTTATCTGCGCTCCGGGGCAAAACGCCTTGAAATTGCCACCACCCTCACTCGCAACGCCGACATCATTGTTTCCCGTGCAGCCAACCGCATCTTTGTCGGTGGTTCCCCCATGGCCTTCCTCTCCCGTCCCCAGACTGAAGAAGCCCCCCAATTCACCACTGGGGCAAGGGGCGAAGCCATTGACATCAAAGAAGCCATGAAGCTGGGAACCGCAACCTATGTGGACACCCGTGGTGGATTCCTAGAGGGATTACGCTCCATCTTTAGTGCCTCCAGTGGCGGTGCACCCGTCGGCTTCAAGCCCATCAACATTGCCCGCTATGGCCCGGCTCGCATGGAAAAATCCCTGCGGGACTTGGATTGGTTCCTGCGCTATACCACCTACGCCATTGTCGCCGGTGATCCCAACATTCTGGCGGTGAATACGCGCGGCTTGCGGGAAATCATTGAGGCTGCTTGCTCCAGTGATGCCACCATTGCTGCTCTGCAGGAAATGCGGCGGGCGGCTCTCAGCTATTTTGAAAAAGATGCCGAAGCCAAGGGCATTGTCGAAACCTACTTTGACGTTCTGATCAATGAATTTATTGCCCCTGCCCCCTCCGATAAAGTGCGGCAGCGCAACTCCACCGATCTGCAAGGTCTGCAACTGCCACAGATTTACTTCAATGCCGCCGAGCGCCGTCCCAAATTTGTGATGAAGCCGGGCCTATCGGCTGCCGAGAAGAACGAAGTGGTGAAAGCCGCCTACCGGCAAATCTTTGAGCGCGACATCTCCCGTGCCTATGGCCTCGGTATCTCTGACTTGGAATCGAAGGTAAAAAATGGCTCCATCTCCATGAAGGAGTTCATCCGTCAACTGGCCAAATCGCCCCTCTATCGCAAAAACTTTTACGAACCCTATATCAACAGCCGTGCCCTAGAACTGGCCTTCCGCCATATTTTGGGTCGTGGGCCCTCTAGCCGCGAGGAAGTGCAAACCTACTTTGCCATTATTTCCAAAGGGGGTCTCCCTGCCTTGGTGGATGCCCTTGTGGATTCCAAGGAATACAGCGACTACTTTGGCGAAGAAACGGTGCCCTATCTGCGGGGTCTGGGCCAAGAGGCGCAAGAGTGTCGCAACTGGGGGGCCCAACAGGATCTCTTCAAGTACAGTGCTCCCTTCCGCAAAGTTCCCCAATTCATCACGACCTTTGCTGCCCAAGATCAGCCCCTGCCGGATCAACACCCCTATGGGTCGGGCAACGATCCCCTGGAAATTCAGTTTGGCGCCATCTTCCCGAAAGAGAAGAAAAACCCCAGTGCTCGCCCTCAACCCTTCAACAAAGACACCCGCCGCATTCTCATTGCCCGCGGGCCCGGGATCAACAACCAGGTCAGCAATCCAGGAGCGCGTGGGCTCACCCCCGGCACCCTAGGGCCAAAGGTCTTCAAACTGGATCAGCTTCCCAGCATCAATGCCCGCATTGGCAAGCGATCGATCGCCACCGGCACCGACAGTGTCAAATTTGCTGAAAGTTCCACCCAGCGGGTGATTCGTGCCGCCTATCTCCAAGTCTTTGGCCGCGATGTCTATGAAGGGCAGCGCCAAAAAGTTGCCGAGATCAAACTGGAGAACGGTGAAATCTCTGTCCGTGAGTTTGTGCGGATTTTGGCGAAGTCAAACCTCTTCCGCAGCCTCTACTGGACACCGCTGTACGTTACGAAGGCGATTGAATATATTCACCGTCGCCTCTTGGGTCGTCCCACCTATGGCCGCCAAGAGATGAATGCCTACTTTGACATTGCCTCGAAGAAAGGTCTCTATGGCTTGGTGGATGCCATCATTGACAGCCAAGAGTACAGCGAAGCCTTTGGTGAAGATACGGTCCCCTATGAGCGCTACATTACGCCTCAGGGTCTGGCTTTGCGATCGCTACGGGTGGGCACAATTGGCGAAACTGGCGTCCCTCCGGAAAAAGAAGAAACGCCCCGCTTTGTCGAACTGGGGGCGGTTACTGAACTGCGGACTGAGCCAGCGATTCAGTTCCGTGCCAATCAAGGAGTGAGCAAGCGCCGCGAGCAAACCAAGGTCTTCAAGCTCACGGATCTCAACGACAAGCAAAATCTGCAACTGGTGATTCAGGCGGCCTATCGTCAGGTCTTTGAGCGGGATGTGGCCCCCTACATTGTCCGCGATGAGTTTACTGCCCTTGAATCCAAGCTCAGCAACGGCGAGATTACCCTCAAGGAGTTCATCGAAGCCTTGGGTTGCTCCGAACTCTATCAGAAGGAGTTCTACACCCCTTACCCCAACACCAAGGTCATTGAACTGGGGACCAAACATTTCTTGGGGCGGGCACCCCTTGATCAAGCAGAGATTCGCCGCTACAACCAAATTCTTGCCACCCAAGGCTTAAAGGCCTTTGTCCAAGCCCTCGTCAGCAGTGCTGAATACGCTCAAGCCTTCGGTGAAGATACGGTGCCCTATCGTCGCTTCCCCACCTTGCCAGCGGCCAACTTCCCCAACACCGAGAAACTGCACAATCAACTCACGAAGCAAAGTGATGCGATTGTCGTGCCTAGCTTTGCCCCGGTCAAACCTCGCCTCGATAATACGAAGCTGCCCCTCCTCAGTCGGGCGATCGCCGAGCAAGAAGCTAAAGCCCGTCAAGCGGATCCCAGCAAGCCCCGCTTTATCGAATTGGGCCGCTCCTTCCGCAATGGCGATGGTCAATCAGTGGAAGTGGGGGTCGGTACCACCCGTCGCCGTCCCGCTCGCATCTTCCGCATGACCGTGGGTGCCCCTAGTGCTGAAGTGGAGCTGGTCATCAATGCCATCTACTGCCAAGTGATGGATGTCTTTAGTGGCCAAGTGCCAAGCCAGTTCCGGCGTCCTGATCTGGAAAGCCGCCTACGCAATGGTGAAATTACCGTCCGCGAGTTTGTGCGTACACTGGCCAGCTCGGAGATCTATCGCAACCGCTTCTACACCCCCTATCCCAACACTAAGGTGATTGAGTTCCTCTTCCGTCACCTCCTTGGTCGTGCCCCAGCGACCCAAGCGGAAATTCGCCAATACAACAAAATCTTGGCGGATCAAGGCCTGAAGACCGCTGTCGAAACGATGGTGAATAGCCCTGAGTACAGCCGCTACTTTGGCGAAGATGTCGTGCCCTACAAACGCTTCCCCACGCTGCCAGCGGGCAACTACATTGGCAGTGTCAAGGCCGATGCCGACTTGGTGAAGCAATCCTGGTCGAGCCTCTCGCCCTCCTTGGTAGGGATTCAGCCAAGCCATCGCGACTAG